Below is a window of Streptomyces genisteinicus DNA.
ACGACCGGCGGCCGCCCGCCCGCGTTCCGGTGTGCGCGGCGCCGTCGAGGCCCGCGTCCGCTACTGGTTCGACACCACGCTGGCCCGCGGCACCGCGGCCCTCGTCGGCTGGCTCGCCCTCGCCTGCCTCGTGGTGGTGGTGCCGGTCAGCGCACTGCTCGTCTGGACCGACCGGGGCGCGCCTGTGGCCACCGGGTCGAAGATCGCCGCCGTCTGGCGCAGCACCGGGCAGACGATGCGGCTCGGCGGCGAGGTGGGGCCGCCGCTGCGCGTCGCGCTGTCGGTGCTGCTCGCCCTGGTCGCGCTCTTCTACGTCTCGACGCTGGTCAGCCTGATCACCGCGGGGATCACCGACCGGCTGATCGCACTGCGCCGGGGCCACTCGACGGTCCTGGAGCGCGGCCACACGGTGGTTCTCGGCTGGTCCGAGCAGACGCACACGGTCGTCGCCGAACTGGTCGCCGCGCAGGGCGGCAGGCGTCCGGGGATCGTGGCGGTCCTCGCCGACCGCGATCCGGCCGAGATGGAGGAGGAGCTGCGGTCCGGCATCGGCTGCACGGGCCGCGTCCGGCTGGTGGTGCGCAGCGGGCGGCCCACGGACCCCGCGGCCCTGGCCCGGGTCAGCCCGGCGACCGCCGGCTCCGTGCTGGTCCTGCCCCGCGACGACCCGGCCGGGGACGCCGAGGTCGTCAAGACGCTGCTGTCGCTGCGCGCCGTCGTCGGCGAGGACCGCGATCTGCCGGTCGTGGCCGCCGTGCGGGACGACCGCTGCCTGGCGGCTGCCCGGCTCGCGGGCGGGCCGGGGGCCACGGTGCTGGAGATCGACGACGTGTCGGCCCGGCTGCTGGTGCAGTGCGCCCGCAGGCCCGGTCTCTCCCTCGTCCACCGTGAACTGCTGGACTTCGCGGGCGACGAGTTCCACACCGTGCGGGAACCGGCGCTGGCCGGGCGGACGTTCAGGGAGGCGGCCGCGGCGTGTCCCGTGTCCAGCGCGGTGGGCGTGGCGCACGCGGACGGCGGTCTCACCCTGGGGCCGCCCGCGGCGCTCCGGCTGGCGGACGGCGACGAGCTGGTCGTCATCGCCCGGGACCGGGAGGCGACGCGTCCGGCGCCGGTGGCCGCCCCGTACGACCCGACGGCCGTCGCCGGCGAGCGCCCGCACCGGGCGCCTGCACCCCGGCGCCTGGTGCTGCTCGGCTGGAACCGCAGGGCCGGCCGGATCGTGGAGCAGCTCGCCCGCGCGACACCGCCCGGTTCGTCCCTGGAAGTGGTGACCGAGCGCAGGGCCGCCACGGTGGCCGCGCTGCGCGCCGCCGGCCGCAGGGCCGGCGGCGGGCTCGAAGTCGTCCTGCGGGAGGGCGACCCGACGCTGCGCGAGACCGTGGACGGGCTGGATCTGGCAGGCTGCCACGGGGTGATCGTCATCGGTCCGGACCGCCCCCCCGGGCTGGACGATCCCGACGACCGGACCCTCGTCACCCTCCTCCACCTGCGCGCCCGGGAACGGGCGACGGGCACACGGGTCCACGTCGTCACGGAGCTGACCGACGACCGCAACCGGCTCATCGCCCCGGTGCCGCCTGGCGCGGACGTCGTCGTCAGCGGGACGCTGACCGGCCTGCTGATGACGCAGATCTCCCAGAACCCGCGGCTGGCCGCCGTGTTCGAGGAGCTGACCGGGCCCGGCGGCAGCACGATCCGCCTGCTGCCGGCGGGCGACCTCGTCCGGACGGGCCTCCCGGTCTCGTTCGCCACCGTCGTGGAGGCGGCCTCCCGGCGGGGCGCGTGCGCGATCGGCTACCGGTCGGCGGCCCGGGCCGGTCAAGCCCCCGGGCACGGTGTACGGATCAACCCGCCCAAGGTGTACGCGCGCGTCTGGGAGGACGCGGACCAGGTGATCGTCCTCGCGCCGGAGGAGTCCGCCCCGGCCGCCCCCGTGCACGCGGCGGGAGCGGACTCCGTGTGAACCGGGCACGGCGGCCGCCGGAGCGGGGGTTCGGTGGGCCGGCACCGTGGCCGCGCCCCGGATCGGACGTCCGGCCGCCCGCCGCGAGGGGTGCGGTGCGGCGCGTGCGGCGGGCGCGTGCGGCGCGGCTCGTGCTCCGCGGGGCCGGGGCCCGAGACCGCCCGGTGGACACCGGGCGGTCCGCCTCGCCGCAGGTGCGCGAACGCCTGGTCCACCGTGGCGGAACCGTTCGAGGAGCAGGGGCAGGTCTGCTCGCGTGCGCCGGCGTCAGTCCTTGCGGCCCGTCACGGCGACGCTCACGCCGAGACCGATCATGGTGAGTCCGCCGGCCCCTCCCACGAGGGAGAGCCGCCGCGGCGAGCGGGCGAACCAGTCCCGTCCGGTGGACGCGGCCAGGCCCCACAGGCTGTCGCAGGCCAGAGCGATGACGTTGAAGACCAGGCCGAGCACCAGCATCTGCAGGACGACGTGGCCCTGGGAGCGGTCGACGGACTGCGGGAGCACCGCGGCGAAGAACACGATCGTCTTGGGGTTGGCCACGCCGACCGCGAACCCCTCCCACAGGGTACGCAGCCCGCCCTGCCCGGACCCGTCCGCGGTGAACGCCGCCCGCAGTGAACTCCGTTGCCGCCAGGCCCGCACCCCGAGGTACACCAGATACGCGGCGCCGGCCAGCTTCAGCAGCGTGAAGACGAGGACGGATCGTTCGACGACCGACCCCACCCCCAGTGCCACGGCCACGACGAGCACGCAGGCGCCCAGCGTGTTCCCCACCACGGTGGTGAGCGCGGCACGCCGGCCCTGGGCCAGGGCGCGCCCGATGACGAAGAGCACGCTGGGCCCCGGGATCACGATCAGCAGGAACGACAGCGCGGCGAAGGCGAGGAGACGGTCGGGGGACACCATGCGGCCCATTGGAGCACGGGTGCCCCGTCCGCTCGCCCCCATTTTCCGGGGCAGCGGGACGGGGCCGGCGCGGACGGACTTCCGGCGGACGGGCCCGCGGCGGGCTCGGCCGGCCGGCGCGGTGTCAGGCGGTGTCGTGGCGGACGGCGTGGTGTCCGTCCGTGTGGTGTCGGGCGGCGTGCTGTCAGGCGGCCGGTGCGAGCGGGCCGCACACCGCGTTGCCGGGCTCGTCCGGGTCGTCGCTGATCCAGAACTGTGTCCACAGCACGGCGAATCGGGGGCGTTCGAGGTAGCCGTCACCGTCCTCGTCCAGACGGTCGAAGACGTCGCCCGTCGCCGTCGCGCGGCCGTGCCAGGTGTCGATCAGCCGCTGGTGCTCGGCGCGCGAGATCCGGCCGTCGCCGTTCTCGTCGACGGCGTCGAAGATGGTGTCGGCCGTCGCCGCGACGTCCTCCCGCATCGCCGGCAGACGGTCGACCATCGCCATCAGCCCGGTCATGTCGATCCGCGCGGGCCGCTGCGGGCCCGCGGCCTCCGCCAGGAGGTACCACCAGCCCATGATCACGGCCTCGACCCTCGACGCCAGCTCGGACCCCTCGGCGACCCGCGGCAGGCTGCCCCACCGGGCGGCCAGCGCCTCGAAGTCGCGTTCCTCCAGATATCCGCTGCCGTCCACGTCGAAGGCGTCGAACATCGCCTGGATCTTCGCCCACTGGAACCCACTGGCCATCGCGTGTCTCCCTCGTTCCCGGTGCCGGGTGCCGGGATGAACCTGCCCGCCGCCGCCCGCCGCCAGGCGGCGCACAAGATCACTCCGGCCGGGGCCTGCGCCCCCGTGCCCGGTCCGGGCGCTCCGAGCGCCGGTTTGGGCCGGGAGTTCCGTGAAAGGCGCCCGCGGGACCGTCGCACCGGATCTGAGACCGGGAGCGGCCCGCCGGGCCTCAGGGCCAGGCGGGCCTCAGGCCCCCGCGGGCGCCGGACCCGAGACGCGCCGCAGGGCGTCGAGGACCGCCTGGACCGCCGTGCGGGGCGGCGAGGTGCGGCGGATGGCCGCGGTGATGGAGCGGGTCACCGGGGCCGCCAGTTCCCGGGTGGTGACGCGGTAGCGGCCGGCGTCGACGGCCATGCCGGGGAGCAGCGCGACCGCGAGACCCGCCTCGACGTGCTGGAGGGTCAGCATGTAGTTGGCGAACCTGCTCACCACCCGCGGTTCGAAGCGGGCCTGCCGGCAGAGCCGCAGCGCGAGGCCGGCCATGTACGACTGCGGCACGTCGAAGGACCACGGCTCGTCCGCGTACGCCGCGAGGTCGGCCGGGCCGCGTCCGGATCCGGGGTGTCCGGGCGGCAGGACGAGCAGGACCGGGTCGGTGGCGAGCGGCAGCAGGTCGATGTCCTCGCCGAGCGGCTGTTCGTCGAAGTCGGTGGTGGTGATGACGATGTCGGCCTCGCCGCCGCGCAGCGCCGGCAGGCTGTCGTGCGGTTCGAGTTCGAGGAGTTCCACCTCGAGGTGGGGGTGGAGGGAGGCGAGCCGGCTCACGGCCGGTACGGCGAGGGTGTGGACCGCGCTCTGGAACGCGCCCAGCCGGACCCGCCCGGCGGGCTCCCGGCCGAAGCCGCGCAGTTCCGCCTCGACGCTGTCCATGTGGTCGAGGACGTCCCTCGCCCGCCGCGCGAGGATCAGGCCGGCCGAGGTGAGTCTGACCCGGCGGCCGGTGCGTTCGATGAGCTGCGTGCGCATCTCCGTCTCCAGCACGGCGAGCTGCTGGGAGACGCTCGACGGGCTGAGACCGGCGGCCTCGGCGACCGCCCGTACCGTGCCCAGCGCGTCGAGCAGGCTGAGCAGCCGCAGCCTCCAGGGGTTCATCACGCCGCCATTGTTGTGCGGATCTTCCGAACAGGAAAGCCGGAAAGACTCGATGGACGTGTGCATCGGAGCGCGCCTACCGTCGCGGCATGACCTCTACGACGGACACGAACGCCCCGCACGACGCCCTGTCGCACGACACCTTCTGGGCCGATGCCGACCGGCATCTGGTCCGCTACGGCGGCGAGTTCTGCCGCGAGGTGATCGACCACGCGTCCGGCAGCTTCGTCTTCACCGCGGACGGGCGGCGGATACTCGACTTCACCTCGGGGCAGATGAGCGCGATCCTCGGGCACGCGCACCCGGCGATCGTGGAGACCGTGCAGCGGCAGATCACGACCGTCAGCCACCTCTACAGCGGCATGCTCAGCCGGCCCGTGGTGGACCTCGCGCGGCGGCTGGCCGGCACCCTGCCCGCGCCGCTGGAGAAGGCGCTGCTGCTGACGACCGGTGCGGAGTCGAACGAGGCGGCGATCCGGATGGCCAAACTGGTCACCGGACGCCACGAGATCGTCTCGTTCGCACGGTCCTGGCACGGTATGACGCAGGCCGCGGCGTCCGCCACCTACAGCGCCGGGCGCAAGGGCTACGGTCCGGGCGCCCCCGGGAACTTCGCGATCCCCGCGCCGCACGCGTACCGCCCGGACTTCACCCTGCCCGACGGTTCGCACGACTGGCGCCGCCAGCTGGACTTCGCGTTCGACCTGATCGACGCGCAGTCCACCGGGAGCCTCGCCGCGTGCATCGTGGAGCCGATCCTCAGCTCCGGCGGCATCATCGAGCCGCCGCCGGGCTACTTCGCCGCCCTGCGGGACAAGTGCCGGGAACGCGGCATGCTCCTCATCCTGGACGAGGCGCAGACCGGGCTGTGCCGGACCGGGACCTGGTACGCGTTCGAACGCGACGGCGTCGTCCCCGACATCCTCACCCTCTCCAAGACGCTGGGCGCCGGCCTGCCGCTCGCGGCGGTGGTCACCAGCGCCGAGATCGAGCAGGCCGCGCACGAGCGCGGCTATCTCTTCTTCACCACCCATGTCGCGGACCCGCTGGTCGCCGCGGTCGGCAACACCGTCCTCGACGTCCTGGCCGCCGAGCGGCTCGACGAACGCGCCGCGGAGCTCGGCGGGTTGCTCCGGGACGGCCTGCTGGACATCCAGCAGCGCCACCCGGTCGTCGGCGACGTGCGCGGCCGCGGTCTGCTGGCCGGCATCGAGCTCGACGCCTCGTACGACACGGGGACGAGCACGGACCTGGTGGGCGCCCGCATCACCCGGCGCTGCCTGGAGCTGGGGCTGCACATGAACATCGTCCAGCTGCCCGGGATGGGCGGTGTCTTCCGGATCGCGCCGCCGCTGACCATCGGCGAGGACGAGCTCTCCCTGGGCCTGGAGATCCTCGACCACGCCATCGACGACGTCGTCGGGGGGCGGTGAGCGGACGCGTCACGCGCGCCGCGCCGGCGCGGTCACCGGCCCGCGCGGTTCGCCGCGCGGGCCCGTCGGCGGCCGCCGTCCGGCGGGGGCGGCAACCGCCCGGCCGGGGGCGGCCGTCCGACCGGGGCGGATCAGCCGAGCAGCCGGCGCAGGACCGCACCGGCCGCCGTCCGCACCGCGTCCCGTGCCTCCTGGGTGTGGTCGATCGTCTCGAATCCGTGCTGCGCGTGGGGGACGTCGACGATCTCCAGCGCGGCGCCGCAGGCGTCGGCCGCCTCGGTGAAGGCGGCGACCGTGGCGGCGATGCCGGGGTGTTCCCGGCCGACGCGGGTGAGGACGACGGGCAGGTCGCCCGCTGCCCGCAGCGCCTCGGCGGGCCGGAACGCCCGGCCGGTGGACCCCCAGCCGGGCAGCGCCTCCAGGATGGGGTAGGTCGCCGCGAGGCACCGCAGCCACGGCGGGGGCGCCGCGAGCCAGTCGGCGCTGAGCAGTCCGCCGCCGGAGAAGAACCAGAGCGCCACCCGGTCCGCGTCGACGCGCGGGTCGGCGCGCACGGCCGCCACCGCCGCGGCGACGTCGTCGGCCGCGCGGGGGTAGTCCCGGACGTCGTGCAGCCGGTGGTCGAACATCGCCGCGACGACGCCGCGTCCGGCCAGGTGGCGGCCGTAGCCGGTGTACGCGGGCCAGTCGCGGGGTGTCGGACGCGTGCCCTCGGGGACGGGTCCGCCGTGCACGAGGACCACGGCGGGCACCGGGCCGTCCGCCGCGGGCAGGTAGAGGTCGAGTGCACCGGTCCGCTCGCGCGGGCAGGCGGGGACGTCGAGGAGGAAGGGACGCAGGTGGGGGGCCTTCTCACGCGGGGTCCTCACGATGCGGTGCCCCTCTCCCCGTGCCGCCTCCTCCAGCACCCGGGCCAGT
It encodes the following:
- a CDS encoding CASTOR/POLLUX-related putative ion channel, with protein sequence MRGAVEARVRYWFDTTLARGTAALVGWLALACLVVVVPVSALLVWTDRGAPVATGSKIAAVWRSTGQTMRLGGEVGPPLRVALSVLLALVALFYVSTLVSLITAGITDRLIALRRGHSTVLERGHTVVLGWSEQTHTVVAELVAAQGGRRPGIVAVLADRDPAEMEEELRSGIGCTGRVRLVVRSGRPTDPAALARVSPATAGSVLVLPRDDPAGDAEVVKTLLSLRAVVGEDRDLPVVAAVRDDRCLAAARLAGGPGATVLEIDDVSARLLVQCARRPGLSLVHRELLDFAGDEFHTVREPALAGRTFREAAAACPVSSAVGVAHADGGLTLGPPAALRLADGDELVVIARDREATRPAPVAAPYDPTAVAGERPHRAPAPRRLVLLGWNRRAGRIVEQLARATPPGSSLEVVTERRAATVAALRAAGRRAGGGLEVVLREGDPTLRETVDGLDLAGCHGVIVIGPDRPPGLDDPDDRTLVTLLHLRARERATGTRVHVVTELTDDRNRLIAPVPPGADVVVSGTLTGLLMTQISQNPRLAAVFEELTGPGGSTIRLLPAGDLVRTGLPVSFATVVEAASRRGACAIGYRSAARAGQAPGHGVRINPPKVYARVWEDADQVIVLAPEESAPAAPVHAAGADSV
- a CDS encoding LysE family translocator — translated: MVSPDRLLAFAALSFLLIVIPGPSVLFVIGRALAQGRRAALTTVVGNTLGACVLVVAVALGVGSVVERSVLVFTLLKLAGAAYLVYLGVRAWRQRSSLRAAFTADGSGQGGLRTLWEGFAVGVANPKTIVFFAAVLPQSVDRSQGHVVLQMLVLGLVFNVIALACDSLWGLAASTGRDWFARSPRRLSLVGGAGGLTMIGLGVSVAVTGRKD
- a CDS encoding EF-hand domain-containing protein; protein product: MASGFQWAKIQAMFDAFDVDGSGYLEERDFEALAARWGSLPRVAEGSELASRVEAVIMGWWYLLAEAAGPQRPARIDMTGLMAMVDRLPAMREDVAATADTIFDAVDENGDGRISRAEHQRLIDTWHGRATATGDVFDRLDEDGDGYLERPRFAVLWTQFWISDDPDEPGNAVCGPLAPAA
- a CDS encoding LysR family transcriptional regulator, with translation MNPWRLRLLSLLDALGTVRAVAEAAGLSPSSVSQQLAVLETEMRTQLIERTGRRVRLTSAGLILARRARDVLDHMDSVEAELRGFGREPAGRVRLGAFQSAVHTLAVPAVSRLASLHPHLEVELLELEPHDSLPALRGGEADIVITTTDFDEQPLGEDIDLLPLATDPVLLVLPPGHPGSGRGPADLAAYADEPWSFDVPQSYMAGLALRLCRQARFEPRVVSRFANYMLTLQHVEAGLAVALLPGMAVDAGRYRVTTRELAAPVTRSITAAIRRTSPPRTAVQAVLDALRRVSGPAPAGA
- a CDS encoding aspartate aminotransferase family protein, which translates into the protein MTSTTDTNAPHDALSHDTFWADADRHLVRYGGEFCREVIDHASGSFVFTADGRRILDFTSGQMSAILGHAHPAIVETVQRQITTVSHLYSGMLSRPVVDLARRLAGTLPAPLEKALLLTTGAESNEAAIRMAKLVTGRHEIVSFARSWHGMTQAAASATYSAGRKGYGPGAPGNFAIPAPHAYRPDFTLPDGSHDWRRQLDFAFDLIDAQSTGSLAACIVEPILSSGGIIEPPPGYFAALRDKCRERGMLLILDEAQTGLCRTGTWYAFERDGVVPDILTLSKTLGAGLPLAAVVTSAEIEQAAHERGYLFFTTHVADPLVAAVGNTVLDVLAAERLDERAAELGGLLRDGLLDIQQRHPVVGDVRGRGLLAGIELDASYDTGTSTDLVGARITRRCLELGLHMNIVQLPGMGGVFRIAPPLTIGEDELSLGLEILDHAIDDVVGGR
- a CDS encoding alpha/beta hydrolase, encoding MSTFVLVPEAHTGGWIWHEVVSLLRESGHTAHPVTLTGMGDPLRPARPDTGLGTHIADVVRAVEELQAPQVVLVGHGYGIHPVLGAADRLPERVARIVYLDAGLPRDGDPPAVLVPDERVRDQLAAGVPGTPAPSGGAHLVDPPDAASWHRWGSTDGVSAEGLDRLAFLAAPQPAATLTEPLVRSGAAGDLPTTGVLCTANGSSIALVEQAVALGDPRLQALTASGVTFFELATGHWPMLSTPGELARVLEEAARGEGHRIVRTPREKAPHLRPFLLDVPACPRERTGALDLYLPAADGPVPAVVLVHGGPVPEGTRPTPRDWPAYTGYGRHLAGRGVVAAMFDHRLHDVRDYPRAADDVAAAVAAVRADPRVDADRVALWFFSGGGLLSADWLAAPPPWLRCLAATYPILEALPGWGSTGRAFRPAEALRAAGDLPVVLTRVGREHPGIAATVAAFTEAADACGAALEIVDVPHAQHGFETIDHTQEARDAVRTAAGAVLRRLLG